One region of Streptomyces capillispiralis genomic DNA includes:
- a CDS encoding site-2 protease family protein: MDVSGGRGQPRSGNDESAEHPGPRAPATDDAGGHPTAASGAPEPGDRHPAPDAPPATGATTPPDEGPRTPSGDERGRPAADRAPADNATAPGTADGAPADGAAPAAEDTPADARRTAGTGHRVTEWGRADDGHPGGAPAGHRGGGRPPARSGSGRGDGPHKPQEQQRGGLLMGRPFGVPVYVAPSWFLVAILITWVFGGQIDRVLPELGAASYLVSLFFAVAFYASVLVHELAHTLAALRFKLPVRRIQLQFFGGVSEIEKEAETPGREFVLAFVGPLLSLVLSGLFYLALLAVDPSSVPGVLLAGLMISNLIVAVFNLLPGLPLDGGRMLRAVVWKISGKPMTGTIAAAWVGRALAVCVLIGLPLLTQSGALGSDAVDNVGMDTVLDALLAAILAAIIWTGAGNSLRMARLREHLPELRARTLTRRAVPVENDTPLSEALRRANAAGARALVVVDPDGVPLSLVREAAIVGVPEHRRPWVPVSGLAQDLTDGMRVSAELAGEDLLDALRATPATEYLVVEETGEIYGVLSAADVERAFVKAMARPS, encoded by the coding sequence AACACCCGGGGCCCCGCGCCCCGGCCACCGACGACGCCGGCGGACACCCCACGGCCGCGTCCGGCGCCCCCGAGCCCGGGGACCGGCACCCCGCCCCCGACGCCCCACCGGCCACAGGAGCCACGACGCCCCCCGACGAGGGCCCCCGCACCCCCTCCGGCGACGAGCGGGGCCGGCCGGCCGCGGACCGCGCCCCCGCCGACAACGCCACGGCTCCCGGCACCGCGGACGGCGCCCCCGCCGACGGGGCGGCCCCCGCCGCCGAGGACACCCCGGCCGACGCGCGCCGTACGGCGGGAACCGGCCACCGCGTCACCGAGTGGGGCCGCGCCGACGACGGGCACCCGGGCGGCGCCCCCGCGGGCCACCGCGGCGGCGGGCGCCCGCCCGCCCGCTCCGGCAGCGGCCGGGGCGACGGGCCGCACAAGCCGCAGGAGCAGCAGCGGGGCGGACTGCTGATGGGCCGCCCGTTCGGGGTGCCGGTGTACGTGGCGCCCAGCTGGTTCCTCGTCGCCATCCTCATCACCTGGGTGTTCGGCGGCCAGATCGACCGGGTCCTGCCCGAGCTCGGCGCCGCCAGCTACCTGGTCTCCCTGTTCTTCGCGGTGGCCTTCTACGCCTCCGTGCTGGTCCACGAGCTGGCCCACACGCTCGCCGCCCTCCGCTTCAAGCTCCCCGTGCGCCGCATCCAGCTCCAGTTCTTCGGCGGCGTCTCCGAGATCGAGAAGGAGGCCGAGACACCCGGACGCGAGTTCGTGCTGGCCTTCGTCGGCCCGCTACTCTCCCTGGTACTGTCCGGCCTGTTCTACCTCGCGCTGCTGGCCGTCGACCCCAGCAGCGTCCCCGGCGTCCTGCTGGCCGGCCTGATGATCTCCAACCTCATCGTGGCCGTCTTCAACCTGCTGCCCGGCCTGCCCCTCGACGGCGGCCGGATGCTCCGCGCCGTCGTCTGGAAGATCAGCGGCAAGCCGATGACCGGCACCATCGCCGCCGCCTGGGTCGGCCGCGCCCTCGCCGTCTGCGTCCTGATCGGCCTGCCGCTCCTCACCCAGTCCGGCGCGCTCGGCTCCGACGCCGTCGACAACGTCGGCATGGACACCGTGCTGGACGCCCTGCTCGCCGCCATCCTGGCCGCGATCATCTGGACCGGCGCCGGCAACAGCCTGCGCATGGCCCGCCTGCGCGAACACCTGCCCGAGCTGCGCGCCCGCACCCTCACCCGCCGCGCGGTGCCCGTCGAGAACGACACCCCGCTCTCCGAGGCCCTGCGCCGGGCCAACGCCGCCGGCGCCCGCGCCCTGGTCGTCGTCGACCCCGACGGCGTCCCCCTCTCCCTGGTCCGCGAGGCCGCCATCGTCGGCGTCCCCGAGCACCGGCGCCCCTGGGTCCCGGTCAGCGGACTCGCCCAGGACCTCACCGACGGCATGCGGGTCTCCGCCGAACTCGCCGGGGAGGACCTCCTGGACGCCCTGCGCGCGACCCCCGCCACCGAGTACCTGGTGGTCGAGGAGACCGGCGAGATCTACGGCGTCCTGTCGGCGGCCGACGTGGAGCGGGCCTTCGTGAAGGCGATGGCACGGCCCTCCTGA
- a CDS encoding tRNA (adenine-N1)-methyltransferase encodes MSEPTGAARRRGPFKVGDQVQLTDPKGRHYTFTLEAGKNFHTHKGSFPHDELIGAPEGSVVRTTGNVAYLALRPLLPDYVLSMPRGAAVVYPKDAGQILAFADIFPGARVVEAGVGSGSLSSFLLRAIGDQGMLHSYERREDFADIARQNVERYFGGPHPAWQLTVGDLQDNLSDTDVDRVILDMLAPWECLEAVSKALVPGGILCCYVATTTQLARTVESIREIGCFNEPTSWETMIRNWHIEGLAVRPDHRMIGHTGFLLTARRLADGVEPPMRRRRPAKGAYGEDYAGPNADGGAAR; translated from the coding sequence ATGTCCGAACCGACCGGTGCCGCCCGCAGGCGCGGGCCCTTCAAGGTCGGGGACCAGGTTCAGCTGACCGACCCCAAGGGCCGCCACTACACGTTCACGCTCGAGGCCGGGAAGAACTTCCACACCCACAAGGGTTCCTTCCCCCACGACGAACTGATCGGTGCTCCCGAGGGCAGCGTTGTCCGCACCACCGGGAACGTCGCCTACCTCGCGCTGCGCCCCCTGCTCCCCGACTACGTCCTGTCCATGCCCCGCGGGGCAGCCGTCGTCTACCCCAAGGACGCGGGGCAGATCCTCGCCTTCGCCGACATCTTCCCCGGCGCGCGCGTCGTGGAGGCGGGCGTCGGCTCCGGCTCGCTCAGCAGCTTCCTGCTGCGCGCCATCGGCGACCAGGGCATGCTGCACAGCTACGAGCGCCGCGAGGACTTCGCCGACATCGCCCGGCAGAACGTGGAGCGCTACTTCGGCGGCCCGCACCCCGCCTGGCAGCTCACCGTCGGTGACCTCCAGGACAACCTGTCCGACACCGACGTCGACCGCGTCATCCTCGACATGCTCGCCCCCTGGGAGTGCCTGGAGGCCGTCTCCAAGGCACTCGTGCCCGGCGGCATCCTGTGCTGCTACGTGGCGACCACCACCCAGCTCGCCCGGACCGTCGAGTCCATCCGCGAGATCGGCTGCTTCAACGAGCCGACCTCCTGGGAGACGATGATCCGCAACTGGCACATCGAGGGCCTGGCCGTCCGCCCGGACCACCGGATGATCGGCCACACCGGCTTCCTCCTCACCGCGCGCCGCCTCGCCGACGGCGTCGAGCCGCCCATGCGCCGCCGCCGCCCCGCCAAGGGCGCCTACGGCGAGGACTACGCCGGCCCCAACGCCGACGGAGGCGCCGCCCGCTGA
- a CDS encoding ferredoxin: MSVQQEAGVGGEDLEVWIDQDLCTGDGICAQYAPEVFELDIDGLAYVKSPRDELLQDKGATTPVPLPLLTDVIDSAKECPGECIHVRRVSDSVEVYGPDAG, from the coding sequence ATGAGCGTGCAGCAGGAGGCCGGAGTCGGCGGAGAGGACCTGGAGGTCTGGATCGACCAGGACCTGTGTACCGGAGACGGCATCTGCGCCCAGTACGCGCCCGAGGTCTTCGAGCTGGACATCGACGGTCTGGCCTACGTGAAGAGCCCGCGGGACGAGCTGCTGCAGGACAAGGGCGCGACAACGCCCGTACCGCTGCCGCTCCTCACGGACGTGATCGACTCCGCGAAGGAGTGCCCGGGCGAGTGCATCCACGTCCGTCGGGTTTCGGACAGCGTCGAGGTGTACGGGCCGGACGCCGGGTGA
- the arc gene encoding proteasome ATPase: MAAHDDDMNRGIRPGRGSDDPAGQIAYLEQEIAVLRRKLADSPRHTRILEERIVELQTNLAGVSAQNERLAGTLREARDQIVALKEEVDRLAQPPAGFGVFLTANEDGTADIFTGGRKLRVNVSPSVELEELRRGQEVMLNEALNVVEAMEFERVGDIVTLKEILEDGERALVLGHTDEERVVRLAEPLLDVTIRPGDALLMEPRSGYVYEVVPKSEVEELVLEEVPDIGYEQIGGLGNQIEAIRDAVELPYLYPDLFKEHELRPPKGVLLYGPPGCGKTLIAKAVANSLAKKVAEVTGQAAGKSFFLNIKGPELLNKYVGETERQIRLVFQRAREKASEGTPVIVFFDEMESLFRTRGSGVSSDVENTIVPQLLAEIDGVEGLQNVVVIGASNREDMIDPAILRPGRLDVKIKIERPDAEAAKDIFGKYLTERLPLHGDDLTEHGGDKSMTVQSMIQTAVEQMYAESEENRFLEVTYANGDKEVLYFKDFNSGAMIENIVGRAKKMAIKDFLEKSQKGLRVSHLLQACVDEFKENEDLPNTTNPDDWARISGKKGERIVYIRTLITGKQGADTGRSIDTVANTGQYL; encoded by the coding sequence GTGGCAGCCCACGACGACGACATGAACCGCGGCATCCGCCCGGGACGCGGGTCCGACGACCCGGCCGGGCAGATCGCCTACCTTGAGCAGGAGATCGCCGTCCTGCGACGCAAGCTCGCCGACTCTCCGCGACACACGAGGATTCTCGAAGAGCGGATCGTCGAGCTGCAGACAAACCTGGCCGGCGTGTCCGCCCAGAACGAACGACTCGCGGGCACGCTCCGTGAGGCCCGTGACCAGATCGTGGCCCTCAAGGAGGAGGTCGACCGGCTCGCACAGCCCCCGGCCGGCTTCGGTGTCTTCCTCACGGCGAACGAGGACGGCACGGCCGACATCTTCACCGGCGGCCGCAAGCTCCGGGTGAACGTCAGCCCCAGCGTCGAGCTGGAGGAGCTCCGGCGCGGCCAGGAAGTGATGCTCAACGAAGCGCTCAACGTGGTCGAGGCCATGGAGTTCGAGCGCGTCGGCGACATCGTCACCCTCAAGGAGATCCTCGAGGACGGCGAGCGGGCCCTGGTGCTCGGGCACACCGACGAGGAGCGGGTGGTGCGGCTCGCCGAGCCGCTGCTGGACGTCACCATCCGCCCCGGCGACGCCCTGCTCATGGAGCCCCGCTCCGGGTACGTCTACGAGGTCGTCCCCAAGAGCGAGGTCGAGGAGCTCGTCCTCGAGGAAGTCCCCGACATCGGCTACGAGCAGATCGGCGGCCTCGGCAACCAGATCGAGGCCATCCGCGACGCGGTCGAGCTGCCGTACCTCTACCCGGACCTGTTCAAGGAGCACGAACTGCGCCCGCCCAAGGGCGTGCTGCTGTACGGGCCCCCCGGATGCGGCAAGACGCTCATCGCCAAGGCCGTCGCCAACTCGCTGGCCAAGAAGGTCGCCGAGGTCACCGGCCAGGCCGCCGGCAAGAGCTTTTTCCTCAACATCAAGGGTCCCGAGCTGCTGAACAAGTACGTCGGCGAGACCGAGCGGCAGATCCGCCTGGTCTTCCAGCGTGCCCGGGAGAAGGCCAGCGAGGGCACGCCCGTCATCGTCTTCTTCGACGAGATGGAGTCCCTCTTCCGCACCCGTGGCTCCGGTGTCAGCTCGGACGTGGAGAACACCATCGTCCCGCAGCTGCTCGCCGAGATCGACGGCGTGGAGGGCCTGCAGAACGTGGTCGTGATCGGCGCCTCCAACCGTGAGGACATGATCGACCCCGCCATCCTGCGGCCCGGTCGGCTGGACGTGAAGATCAAGATCGAGCGTCCGGACGCCGAGGCGGCCAAGGACATCTTCGGCAAGTACCTCACCGAACGCCTCCCGCTGCACGGTGACGACCTCACCGAGCACGGCGGCGACAAGTCCATGACGGTCCAGAGCATGATCCAGACCGCCGTGGAACAGATGTACGCCGAATCCGAGGAGAACCGCTTCCTGGAAGTCACCTACGCCAATGGCGACAAGGAAGTCCTGTACTTCAAGGACTTCAATTCCGGTGCCATGATCGAGAACATCGTGGGCCGCGCCAAGAAGATGGCGATCAAGGACTTCCTGGAGAAGAGCCAGAAGGGCCTCCGCGTCTCCCACCTGCTCCAGGCCTGCGTGGACGAGTTCAAGGAGAACGAGGACCTGCCCAACACCACCAACCCGGACGACTGGGCCCGGATCTCCGGAAAGAAGGGCGAGCGGATCGTGTACATCCGTACGCTCATCACCGGAAAGCAGGGCGCCGACACCGGACGCTCCATCGACACGGTGGCGAATACCGGTCAGTACCTGTAA
- the dop gene encoding depupylase/deamidase Dop, with translation MTVRRVMGIETEYGISVPGHPNANAMLTSSQIVNAYAAAMHRARRARWDFEEENPLRDARGFDLAREAADASQLTDEDIGLANVILTNGARLYVDHAHPEYSAPEVTNPRDAVLWDKAGERIMAEAAERAAQLPGAQPIHLYKNNTDNKGASYGTHENYLMKRETPFSDIVRHLTPFFVSRQVFTGAGRVGIGQDGHEHGFQLSQRADYFEVEVGLETTLKRPIINTRDEPHADAEKYRRLHVIIGDANLSEISTYLKLGTTALVLSMIEDGFIAVDLAVDQPVRTLHQVSHDPSLKRLVTLRSGRTLTAVQLQMEYYELSRKYVEERFGADADEQTKDVLARWEDTLTRLENDPMSLAGELDWVAKRELMEGYRRRDGLDWDAARLHLVDLQYADVRPEKGLYNRLVARGRMKRLLDEGEVERARTSPPEDTRAYFRGRCLEQYADDVAAASWDSVIFDLPGRDSLQRVPTLEPLRGTRNHVKELLDRCRTAEDLVRVLSGG, from the coding sequence ATGACCGTACGGCGAGTAATGGGCATCGAGACGGAGTACGGAATCTCCGTCCCCGGCCACCCCAACGCCAATGCCATGCTCACCTCGTCCCAGATCGTGAACGCCTACGCGGCGGCGATGCACCGGGCCCGCCGGGCCCGCTGGGACTTCGAGGAGGAGAATCCGCTGCGGGACGCGCGAGGCTTCGACCTCGCCCGCGAGGCCGCCGACGCCAGCCAGCTCACCGACGAGGACATCGGCCTGGCCAACGTCATCCTCACCAACGGCGCGCGGCTCTACGTGGACCACGCACACCCCGAGTACAGCGCCCCGGAGGTCACCAACCCTCGCGACGCCGTCCTGTGGGACAAGGCCGGCGAGCGGATCATGGCCGAGGCGGCGGAGCGGGCCGCCCAGCTACCCGGCGCCCAGCCGATCCACCTGTACAAGAACAACACCGACAACAAGGGCGCGTCCTACGGAACGCACGAGAACTACCTGATGAAGCGGGAGACCCCCTTCTCGGACATCGTGCGCCACCTGACGCCCTTCTTCGTCTCCCGCCAGGTCTTCACCGGCGCCGGCCGCGTCGGCATCGGCCAGGACGGCCACGAGCACGGCTTCCAGCTCAGTCAGCGGGCGGACTACTTCGAGGTCGAGGTGGGCCTGGAGACGACGCTGAAGCGCCCGATCATCAACACCCGGGACGAGCCGCACGCCGACGCCGAGAAGTACCGGCGGCTGCACGTGATCATCGGCGACGCGAACCTGTCCGAGATCTCGACGTATCTGAAGCTGGGTACGACGGCGCTGGTCCTGTCGATGATCGAGGACGGGTTCATCGCCGTGGACCTGGCCGTCGACCAGCCGGTGCGGACGCTGCACCAGGTCTCGCACGACCCGTCCCTGAAGCGGCTCGTCACGCTGCGCAGCGGTCGCACGCTGACCGCGGTCCAGCTCCAGATGGAGTACTACGAGCTGTCCCGCAAGTACGTGGAGGAACGGTTCGGGGCGGACGCCGACGAGCAGACCAAGGACGTGCTGGCCCGCTGGGAGGACACGCTCACACGGCTGGAGAACGACCCGATGAGCCTGGCCGGCGAGCTGGACTGGGTCGCCAAGCGGGAGCTCATGGAGGGCTACCGGCGCCGGGACGGCCTGGACTGGGACGCCGCCCGGCTCCACCTGGTGGACCTGCAGTACGCCGACGTGCGCCCCGAGAAGGGCCTCTACAACCGTCTGGTGGCCCGCGGCCGGATGAAGCGGCTGCTGGACGAGGGCGAGGTCGAGCGGGCCCGTACGAGCCCGCCGGAGGACACCCGGGCCTACTTCCGCGGGCGGTGCCTGGAGCAGTACGCGGACGACGTGGCGGCGGCCTCCTGGGACTCGGTGATCTTCGATCTGCCGGGCCGGGACTCGCTCCAGCGGGTCCCAACCCTGGAACCGCTTCGCGGAACGCGTAATCACGTCAAGGAACTCCTGGACCGCTGCCGGACGGCGGAAGACCTGGTCAGGGTGTTGTCCGGAGGGTGA